Genomic segment of Citrus sinensis cultivar Valencia sweet orange chromosome 7, DVS_A1.0, whole genome shotgun sequence:
gtgtcacgatcctgttggactaaaattcttatgtactgttgatggtgacgtggcagcatatcagtggacgaaaaatctcgcgtacggtgcatgcatcacacaggattattttcaaccaaaccgcgttactgttcatccgggtcaaaccgcgttactgttcatccgggtcaaaccgcgttactgttcatccgggtcaaaccgcgttactgttcaaagtcgggtcaaaccgtgttactgttcatccgcgtggtcaaaccgtggactgttgactgatgacgtggcgcaatcctgagcgtccaaactgtttttaatccgatggccatgatttactccatgtatctataaaaagggggtctcccccccctaatttgatatctctgaatccatttttgggatccattttctgtaattccctctccatcttgtattttcttcgtattttaataaatttcgattttgcccctagttcaattatgagtggctaattttctttcaagcttgggttgaaggtgaagtctcaacatgtgtcatgggctttatttggtaaatttattttctcttcccctctagtttttgtggatgttttgacttttcgtcgacaaataatactaatcttgtctagtaccgccttggtttcaccggccctctggtacaaggttattattatttggcacgataagcccttagcaccatattgattagagcgtggttcatgaggtgtggattcccccctcatgatttaattggcattaataaggaatatttagcccatgatgcatgttgatgcggatccgaatacccaagtacgtcatttcaatagaattatcttcaatctATTCTCgcaattgcaattccaattttagaatttattctcgccattttaatttaagtcttagcatattccaaatcatttccactataaatccaacaacccatttacaaaattaattctatacacataattaaaatccacctcctcgtgggatcgacactcgtcaccattagtttatactacaatagattcgtgcgcttgcgagtacattaaaatttgcacaacaccgGCCTCCTACTAGGAGCATAAGGCTATTCCTGCTAGAGGTTGAAGTGGGTAGACCCAGTCCATGGTGGTTGGCAAGACGTACACTCCTATCCAGAAATCAATTACGATAGTAAAGCACCCACTTCCGAGAGTGGAGGGAGGTGATGGACGTGGATCGTAGGAAGGGCCGGATTCAAAGGAAGGCTATAAAAGGGTAATCAACGAAGGTAAATGGGTTAGACTTTTTGAGATTAGAGCCTAGGAAAAGAGTTTTCTATTGAGAGATCATAAAATAGCCATAAGATTAGTGTCCGTGTTTCTCAGAAAGACAAACCTACatttctgacttgagcgtcagAGGGTTTATGCTGGGAAAACACCCAGCGTGCTCTGACCAGTTTGTGTGTACGCAGGAGTCTACAGAGAGGAAGTCTTAtgaggagagatcctggtcgcAGAGCGAGTTAGTTGAGGAGAGATCATGGTCGTGGACGAGCAGAAAACCATAATCTCACATTAACACATAATGATTGATTCCACTCTTCCCATAATGaatgaaaatgtaattataGAAATTTCTTGCCTAGAGATGAAGAAGGCATCGAATGAATACAGTATAGAACATgtgaatgtattattttttgtaatttccaAGGaacatttataataattgatttctatataaatattgttgGTATAAGTTTCTACGGAAACCACCCATAATTTACTAGAAATCCAAAGCAAATaagtttgataattttatagatAATTTTTCCCGTACATTCATTAATATAAAACAACCACGAGAGCTAGCTCAAGAGACATCTAACAACAACGGatatgattaattatattCCGACAAATGggaatgaataaattaattttcgcCAATAAGTTTCAAATGAAAGATCAAGCCgaattacaataattattaaatatcataatgaaaaagaaaagcaatgaTTCTAAAACGTACGTTGTCCAAcagaaaaggaaaagcaaGAGCTGATGGGGATTTCGAGTCCAAAGAAATTTAACAAAGCTAGCACAAGCGAATTGATTAACAACAACGTTTGGTATCTCAATTTGATGTTGGAATACGAAActtaaaattcttaactttgtttaaaatatgaaacttaaaattcttaacttCGTTTTAAAGCTTGTGGTTTTTATTACACTTTGCGTATTACGTGAAATATTCGTTAATCCATAATTAATAGTAGggatgacaattttttttgatgGGATGTGATCTATTTGGGATAGGATTGAAACATATTTTtatctcataaaaaaatttagggacGGGagtgagatattttttttatcccacTTACATATACGGGATGAGAGTGAGATTGACAAATTCCATCCCATTCTGTCTCATTGCCAACTAAGAATGAGAATTTTTACAAGTGGGATGGGATCCAACAGAATCCCATTTCTTTTGGGACGAGATtgagatatatttttatttcaaaaaaaatataagaacagAAATGAGACTTTATCCCACTTATATATACAAAACGAGActgaaattgataaatttgatACCATTCGGTCCCATTGCCAACCCTAATTAGTAGTATAAGAGGAATTGGAAGGTTGGCACTTGGTAGCATTTTCAAAAGTCACAACCACAACAAAAAACGCACATACATTTTCCATCTTAAATTCGCCAACTTTCAAAATGGTTGACGCGATGGTTTCCTTTGTCTTGGAGTAGCTGATTTCAACGGCTCTTGATGAGGCCAAACAACAAGTGAGACTAGTGACGGGTGTTGGAAAAAAAGTGGAAAAGCTTAAACGTAACTTTCGAGCCATTCAAGCCGTACTGGTTGATGCTGAGCGAAGACAAGTGAAGGAGGAAAGTGTTAGACTCTGGCTGGATGAGCTCAAAGATGCATCCTACGACATGGAGGATGTCTTGGATGAGTGGAACACTACAAGACTCAAATTGCTAATCGAGGGTGTTGATGCGAATGCTCTTGCTCCTAAGACGCCAGTATGTTCCTTCTTTCCTCTTGCCTCTTGCTCTGGTTTCAAACAAATCTTCCTGCGTCGTGATATTGCTAAGAAGATAAAAgacatgaatgaaaatttagaTGGGATTGCCCGACAAAAAGATATGTTTAGTTTGAGTGTCATTAGAAGTAACGAGGAGAAATCTGAGCGCATCCCAAGTACTTCCTTAATTGATGTGTCTGAAGTGCGAGGTCGGGATGAGGAAAAGAATACTCTAAAAAGCAAGTTATTATGTGAGAGTAGTGAACAACAAAATGCCGTCCAGGTCATCTCTCTAGTAGGGATGGGCGGTATTGGCAAGACTACGCTTGCTCAATTTGCTTACAATGATAACGATGTGATTAATCATTTTGAGAAAAGGATATGGGTGTGTGTCTCAGACCCTTTTGATGAATTTAGGATTGCAAAAGCGATCGTTGAAGCTTTAGAAGGTAGTACTCCAAGTTTAGGGGAGCTCAATTTGCTTCTAGAACGTATATATGCATCTAttgcaagaaaaaaattccttCTTGTTTTAGATGATGTATGGACAGAAGATTACAATAAATGGGAAACATTTCAGCGTTGTCTAAAAAATGGGCTCCGTGGAAGTAAGATTCTTGTTACCACTCGTAAGATGACAGTTGCTCAAATGATGCAGTCAAATGACGTTATCTTAATTAGAGAATTGTCTGAACAAGCTTGCTGGTcgttatttgaacaattagcTTTTTTTGGTAGACCTCGTTCTGAGTGTGaacaataaattgaaattggcAGAAAAATTGTAGGCAAGTGCAAAGGCTTGCCACTTGCTGCCAAAACCATCGGGAGTCTCTTGCGGTTTAAAAGAAGCTCAAGAGAGTGGCAAAGTATTTTAGATAGTGAGATAGGGCAACTAGAAGAGTTTGAAAGAGGTCTTTTGCCCCCACTCCTATTGAGTTATAACGACATGCCATCCGTAATAAAATGGTCTTTCTCGTATTGTGCAATCTTTCCGAAAGACTACAATATAGAAAAAGATGAATTGATTAAATTGTGGTTAGCTCAAGGTTATATTAGGccaaaggaaaataaagagTTGGAGATGATTGTTGAGGAGTATTTTGACTATTTAGCCGCAAGATCTTTCTTCCAAGAGTTTGAGAGAGAGCATACTGAGGGTCTCGTTGTACGCTGCAAGATGCATGATATAGTGCATGATTTTGCACAATATCTCACTAAAAATGAATGTTTGTCAATAGAAGCCAATGGTGATCATCCATTGTCATTGATAAACAATTCTGTGGAGAAAGTTCGCCATTCGATGTTAAAGCTTGGCTACGACTCATTTCCTGATTCCATATTTAGTGCCAAGAAGTTACGGAGCTTTTTAATTCATTCCACAAATAAAGACTTAATTTCACCGGTCCTGCCTGTCTTATTTGATCAACTCACATGTTTAAGGACATTAAAAATAACTGGAATAAGTGGAGAGAAACATTATTTCAGAATAATTGTTGAAATTCCAAAGGAGATAAAAAAACTGATTCATTTGAGATTCCTTAAATTGGTTTGGCTAGATATAGAAGAACTGCCTGAAACATGCTGTGAGTTATTTAACGTGCAAACGTTAGAAGTTTTAGATTGCAGAAGTTTCAGAAGATTACCACAAGGATTTGGGAAGTTAGTGAATCTGAGGAATTTAAGTAAGTTTATTGTGAGTAGAAGTGGAGGGTCTAAATTGGAGGATCTGAGACAGCTGAAACACCTCAGAGGATCTCTTAAGATTCAAGGGTTGGGAAATGTGAGAGATGCTGATGAGGCTAAATCTGCAGAGcttgagaaaaagaagaatctCCTTGATTTggtattaagttttgatggtGGTCAAAGAATTGGTGATGTAAACGATAAAGCAATTATTGAAGCCTTGCAACCACCTCCAAACATTGAGTCATTAAGGATAGAATATCACTACATAGGCATTAGTGGGTGGCCCAGTTGGATAGTAACATTGAACAAGCTGAAGAAGTTAGTACTCTACCAATTCTATCTCTGTGATACTATGCCTCCTTTGGGAAAATTGGCATCCCTTGAAATACGCGAAATAAGAGGTAATTGGAATGTGAAAAGAGTGGGTGATGAATTTTTGGGAGTGGGAAGTGGAGATCATCTTCATGGCATCGGCACATCTTCCTCGGTTATTGCCTTCCCCAAATTAAAACAAGtcctattttataatatatgtcaTTGGGAAGAATGGGATTTAGGAAAAGGTGACAGCATTACAATCATGCCTCAACTAAAGAAATTGGAGTTTGAGCGTTGTATGGAACTGAAGTCAGTGCCAGAACAACTTCTTCGGAGCACAACGCTGGAGGAATTGAGCATTGTGGAGTGTCCTATTTTAGTTGAACGTTACAAAAAGTACACAGGACAGGATTGGTCACTGGTCTCTCACATTCCTAGCATCAAAATTGGTGGTTATTACGGTTGACCCACTTCCACTGGTATTTCCTTCTCTTCCCAGTTCCTTTTTAACTTAATCTAATTTAACTTTCTAGTACTTATTTGTAATCCaagaagatatttaatttgttcatctTTATGGTTGCAACACTTATTACATGCAGCTATATATGAGAACCAGTTTTCAGAATCAATTGGCTGCAGTTACATTTAAATCCCaggtattttattctcttgcttcctttgtttttatttttactcattttttgtaattttattcagATACATTGAATCAAATTCTCTATCAGATATGTTATCTGGTGAAGAATATGCAACACccctttttaacttttaaaattttaatttcggattgaaaaaataaacgGTCACTTTAAccttattttcttcaaagaaaattagttgGTTGATACTTAATTGATTGAGATGGTGTTAAGTTTTCAGGGATTTTTCTCTAGTTAAGTTCTTTAATGAAAGTCTTAGTCAGAACCAAGGAATGTGAGTTGTTGaatttagtttcttttctATTAGCAAATATGGATTCTCAGgtgcaattaaaatattaaggtaTATTAATCATTTTACAGGTTTTTCCTCCGCGagtaaaaattttcatcaagCATGACTTGGTTCTTGAGTAATTCACATCTAATGTTGATGTGTAAAATATGAACAGAGGTGATATTTTGTAGAAAACTTAATTGGTACTTAGAATCTGCATAAGCGGAAATTTTGATCATGATGCTCTCAGTTTTTGTATCATTTCAAGTTTACAATTCTCAACTACCTTACCAAGGCTTGTCTTGTAAGCATTAACTATGAAATGATCCTTCATTATTTCACCATCCTTAGCTTTTTCAAAATGTATAAAGTTAGGCAAAAGCCATTGATTATCTTCATGAGAAGGCgtttattcataaaataatagcatagaaagagtttttttttttttaaaaaaaaaaagcatagaAAGAGTTGGATTTAACTGAAGTTACATTTTTTGGCCACAAGGATGTTGAAGATATCACATTAATCATGATGTTATTGATGAGTAAAATCTTCCCTGATGAACAGTTGATAAATGAACAATACATCCTTCGGAAATTGAGGTTTTATTTAGGGCACAGCAGTGGTGAATGTGCAGTGTCAAAGCAGCATGAGATACGTTGTGTGTGACTGGCTTCAATTGTTAACTCAAAAAACGAATATTTCTAGTCTCAAGAGCACTTTTATGCAACCAGCCGGAGATACAGAGAAGAAGCTGTCCAAACGATGAGTCTTTTTCATAAGAATAAAAGGCAAGAGGATAGTGCCGGATCCAAACATAGTTTTAAAAGCTTACAGAATTACTGGTTGCACCAAGTAGGGAGAtgaatagggatggcaatggggaggggaggggagggaaccaatctccccgtacccgtcccctccccgtccccgtcagaattacttgagagaatccttATCCCCTCCCTGAATAACAACAGGGGATCCCCAAAGGTCCCCGAttcccgaataactaatacattttttgttttcgattttgaattaatcatattaaaacacaaaattcaaataaaagtaaagtttgaaatatatcttacattaatatccattacaaaaggcatatacattaaattagtaagtaacgcagcatGTAAGggatacaaaatttttttacaaactattgtgaataaattaatagtctaatacaaaattgttacaaataaaattgaatttagattcaaaattaactttttcaatggtggcgtgggcactttataactgtggactattccctttacatcacaatagttaaatcggagcaaatcaagagcaaatattagattaaattagattagattagattaaattagatattaaCATTATGATTcactgtgggcaattataacatctaaaaataaataaataaatagatttaagtttaaaacatttaatgaatattgaaattaaaacaaaatttttgggctaatagaatttacccgtttttttaatgtgctaaatattttcaaattaaaataaaattaaaaattaaaatagggaaatgggtaggggatggggattccacctcatccccgtcccctctccgaaaaaaaaattggataaaaaGTTTTCCTCATCtcttccccgaataagaaattgggtatgaaattatctcCATACCCTCTCTGAATGgagaaaatccccgagggtacccgtccccgtggggatttttgccatccctagagATGAAGGATTTTATGATGCAAAATTGCAGCCATTGGTCTGCACTCTTATTGatcaatatttatatgtaCATAAGAATTACCCTAGTTCACAAGGAAAGGAAATCCTATCTAACTAGGAAACATATCACAACCAATAATATGTGCACGTGacttgctatatatatatatatacacaagtGAGTTAACACCCCCCTCAAGTTGGAGCATGGAGATCACGAATGCCCAACTTGCGAAGAAGGAACTCGAACTCTTTGCTGCCAAGTGCCTTTGTGAAGATATCAGCTAGCTGAATATTAGTAGACACATAGACAGGTCGTATGTTTCTTCGTTGAGTTTCGTCTCGGACAAAATGACAGTCAACTTCGATGTGCTTGGTCTGTTCATGAAACACGGGGTTGGCAGCTAGATGAAGAGCAGCCTGGCTGTCACAATACAGGTGCATGGGCCGTGAATGATCAACTCCGACAGACATCAACAACCCTTTGAGCAACTTGAGCTCACATGTAACTGTTGCCATGGCACGATACTCGGCCTCAGTAGAGGATTGCGCAACGGTGTGTTGTTTCTTAAATTTCCAGGATATAAGAGAGGATCCAAGCATGACAAACCACCCAGATAAAGAACGTCGAGATAAGGGGTAGCTTGCCCAATCAGAATCACACCACCCATAAAGTTGCAAATCACAATCTGAGCTTAAAAACACACCTTGACCAAGGTTACCTTTCAGATAGCGAACTACCCGCAAAGCTGCTTCCCAATATTGCTCCCGCGGCTGCTGCATAAATTGAGAAAGCAAATGAACCGAATAAGACAACTCTGGCCTTGTAGcggaaagataaattaatatgccTACAAGTCGTCGATATTTTACAGGATCAGAAAAATAAGGGCCTTCGGCCAAAGCTAGCTGATGATTTGGTTCCAAGGGAAATGGAGCTGGTTTTGCACCAAGTAATCCAGCCTCAGAGATAATATCTAACACATACTTCCGCTGAGACAGGAAGATTCCTGTCGGATTTCTTGTAACTTCAATACCCAAAACATATTTCAATGGACCCAAAtctttcatataaaaacaatcaCTCAAATGCATCTTGAATACCCGAATAGCTTCATTGTTGTTTCTCGAAATAATTATATCGTCAACATACACAAGCACAAGTAGATGTATGCTATTCCGATGCAAGGTAAAGAGAGAATAATCCGAGCTCGATTGAGCAAAGCCGCTGCCAACTTTGCAAACCAGCAACGTGGAGCTTGCTTTAATCCATATAATGACTTTTTTAGACGACAAACCATTCTAGATTTGTTTGAGGTGAAACCAGGCAGTAAGCGCATGTAAACTTCTTCATTGAGCTCGCCGTGTAAGAAAGCATTGTGAACATCCATATGATGAAGCTCCCAATTCCTAGCTGCAGCAACAGCCAGAAAAGTTCGAACTGTAACAAATTTTGCGACAAGAGCAAATGTCTCTGTGTAATCAATTCCTTCAACTTGCTTGTTCCCAAGGATCACCAAGCGAGCTTTGTATCTTTCAATTGTACCGTCGGCATTGTACTTAATCCGGTACACCCACTTACAGCTTATGGTACGCTTTCCAGGTGGTAGAGACACAACAGTCCATGTGTGATTATTTTCTAGTGCCTGCAATTCAGACTTCATGGCCTCACGCTATCTAAGATCTCTCACAGCTTTAGCAAAAGAGGCAGGCTCAACTTCTGCAGTAATCGCTGCTATAAAAGCACAATGTCGagcagaaaaattattacaattcaCATAATCAAGTATGGGATAAGGACTACTTGCAGGAAGTGATTAAGCGTGTGAGCATGAAGAAGGCCGCGAAGAGGGACTCAAAAGCTGAACAATATGCAAGAcataatcttttaaattaattgattgttgCCGCTGTTTAAGATAGCGCCCCAACGCCGGTTGTTGTTGCAATGATGTCTCAACAGCCTCAATGCCCCCCTGTCATCAGAAGCATGCTCATCAAGAGTAGGAGAAACGGGTACAAGTGATGAAGTATTAATGGTCTCATGAACATCGCCTGTATCATGTGAAGCAACATGAATCGAATCTGGTGAGACAACAGGAGCACTTAAGTCATGTGATAAATCCTCAGCTAAAATCGGTTCATCATGCTGAGAAGCAGACGTGGCAGTAGCAGTTGGTTCAGTTAGAGCCTTGTAGGGAAATTCATGCTCAACGAACGTTACATCCCGGGAAGTAAAGACTTCAACTAGTGAATTTATCACCGCGATGATCACGATTATAGGCATATGCGAGGCAACCAAATAACCGAATATTTGCATAAGATGGTGCCTTGCCAAATAGTCGTTCATAAGGAGTCTGTTCAAGAAGAACAGAAGGTGTTCGATTGATCAAGTAACAAGCAATTAAGACACATTCACCCCAGAATTCAATTGGTAAGAAAGCCTGAAAGCGCAGAGCGCGAGCAACATTGAGAATGTGTCGATCATTGCGTTCGACTCAACTATTCTGTTGAGAAGTTCCCACACAAGATGTCTGATGATGAATGCCATGCTCAGCAAAGAAATGAGATTAATGCATAAATTATGTCCCATTGTCTATCTGTATGATTTTAATGAGTTTATAGAATTGTCTAGAGatcatactaaaaaaattgcGTAATACACACCTAACCTCATTCTTCGCGACTAGCAGATATGTCCAAACACCGCgagaaaaatcatcaacaatagtcaagaaaaaaatgagcACTACAAGAACTAGCTGTGCGATAAGATCCCCACAAGTCAGAATgaatcaattcaaaaatatctgaagctttattattacttaaaaaaaatttgtcacGACATTGTTTTGCTCGAAAACATACATCACAATTCTGAAAACTAGACAGAAAAGAAGTCGACTCAATGAAAGGGAGCAGCTGAACAACTTTAGAAGAATGATGCCCCAACCTTCGATGCTATAAATCACAAGCTCGGTTGGCAACACTAGACAGAGCGGCGGCCGAACCAATGTCCCAGAAATAATAGAGTCCCTCTCGCTGCTCACCCGCTCCAATCAGCATCCTCGTAATGTGATCCTGTATCACACATAATTGATcagaaaattgaataaaacaaTTGGCATCTCAAATCAGTTGCGATacagaaattaaattgcaagTTAAACTTGGcacaaataaaacattatttagTCACATGAGGCTAGCAAGCACAATTATTCCTTCTGTATTTGCTATTGTCGCGTTTCCATCAGGCAGGCGAATAAAACAGGGAATAACAGATACAATGTCGCGTaagatttttctattttctgtCATGTGATGTGAGGCCCCAGTATCAAGAATTCACTCCATTGAATTAAGCTTACCACTGATCCATGAGGTGCTATCTTTTTTACTATCCAAAAGATTAAGCAATGTGTTCCACTGCTCACTGATGAGACCGCTTACGGCTGATTCTGGGAGTTCTCCAGACGGATTGTTATACCCTTTCGCGACTTGAGCAGTGTTGGCCTGAGCAGGACCTCCACGACCACGCCTATTGTTTCCACCATTCTGTTGTGAATTGCCGCGACCACGACCTGCATTCCTAGTGGCTTTCGGCCGTTCACCCCACCATTCGGGATACCCAATAAACTGGAAACAGGAAGATGCTTCATGTCCAGTCTTGTTGCAATAGGTACAAAGTACAAAAAACTTATCCCGATTGTCATGTGATCCTTGCGCGACTTGAACGGCAAATGCTACAGGTTCACTCCGTTCTTTTTTAGCACGTTTCATTGACTGAACCTGCTCCTCCTGAATGAAAATGGCATAGGCACGGTTCAACTTTGGTAGCGGCTCGGTGCTTAGAATATGAGACCGCACACCACCGTACACGGTTTCATCAAGACCCATCAAGAATTGATGTAACTTTTCTTCATCTCGTTTCTTATCCTATTTCCCACCTAGATTACACGTACAATTACCGCATAGACAAGCAGGCGATTGCTCCTAGTTACTCAATTCTTCCCACAACTTCTTGAGTTTCacataataattcaaaatagtCATACCTCAC
This window contains:
- the LOC102617118 gene encoding putative disease resistance protein At3g14460, which encodes MPSVIKWSFSYCAIFPKDYNIEKDELIKLWLAQGYIRPKENKELEMIVEEYFDYLAARSFFQEFEREHTEGLVVRCKMHDIVHDFAQYLTKNECLSIEANGDHPLSLINNSVEKVRHSMLKLGYDSFPDSIFSAKKLRSFLIHSTNKDLISPVLPVLFDQLTCLRTLKITGISGEKHYFRIIVEIPKEIKKLIHLRFLKLVWLDIEELPETCCELFNVQTLEVLDCRSFRRLPQGFGKLVNLRNLSKFIVSRSGGSKLEDLRQLKHLRGSLKIQGLGNVRDADEAKSAELEKKKNLLDLVLSFDGGQRIGDVNDKAIIEALQPPPNIESLRIEYHYIGISGWPSWIVTLNKLKKLVLYQFYLCDTMPPLGKLASLEIREIRGNWNVKRVGDEFLGVGSGDHLHGIGTSSSVIAFPKLKQVLFYNICHWEEWDLGKGDSITIMPQLKKLEFERCMELKSVPEQLLRSTTLEELSIVECPILVERYKKYTGQDWSLVSHIPSIKIGGYYG